The genomic interval TGATCTGGCGCTACCTTCACCTGACAAACAACGATGCCCCACCTCCTGCCAGACCAGACAAACTTAAAAAGATAAGGTGGTTTTTGAACTATCTGAATGACAAATTCAAGGCAATGTACACCCCCTACAAACATGTTACTGTGGATGAAAGTATGGTAAAGTTCAAGGGGCGTCTGGGCTTTCGTCAGTACATGCCATTGAAACCAACTAAGTGGGGAATAAAAGTGTGGACATTGACGGAGAGCGAAACTGGCTACATCCACCAGTTCCAAGTCTACACTGGAAAGGAAGAGAATCAGGAGAAGGGTCTATCACACAGAGTGGTGACAGACCTGATCGGCCATCTGAACCACACTAACATTAGAGTTTTTATGGACAATTATTACACGAGTCCGGCCCTTCTCACAGATCTGCACATGCGCGGTGTGTACGCCTGTGGCACAGTGCGCAACAACAGGAAGGGCTTACCAACTGCACTGTTGCCAAGGAATGTTATGCTGGACAAACACGAGTTCCTGGTGGCCCAGAAAGATGAACTTTCTTGTTGCATTTGGCAGGACACAAAGTGTGTCATGGTCCTGTCAAACTTTCACAGTCCTAATGACATGGGAACTGTCAACCGACGATCTGGTAACCCAACACAACAATCTGTGGAAGTTCCCAAAATGCTTGCGGATTACCAGAAGTTCATGAAGGGAGTCGACTTGTCGGACCAGATGATTGGATATCATATCATCAACCATAGATCAAGGAAGTGGTGGCGGCGGCTGTTCTTCCACTTCATGATGGGCAGTGCTTTGAATGCGTACATCATTGCAAAGGACTCAAATCCAGAGACAGTCGGGCGTGAATGGCCAAACATCCAGGACTTCGTTGATTACTGTGCTGGGAAGGATGCGCCAATCCTGGACACAGCCAGACCAGCTCGTGTTCACACGATGGAGCGGTTGTTTGAAAAAGAGAAGGTGTGTGTTGAATGTCGCGCGAAGGCAAACCGTGGCGAACGTGTTGGTACTTCAAAGTTTGGTTGCGTTGAATGCAATGTGCCGGTACACCACCAGTGCTTTCCGGCACACATAAACAGGGCTAATAAATTGTGAGTGACAAACTTGTAAAACAAACAGTTGACCAAGTTAGAAGATCAGTAATACTGTAAATATCAGTAATTATGTAAATAAGATGATTGTATTTTCAGTGAAAATGTTGTGAATGATTGTTGTGTGGAATGCACACTGTATTTAAAATGGTATTTTCAGTGAAAATGTTGTGTATGATAGTTGTGTGGAATgaacattgttttcattttttatttcaatgtaagTTTCTTTGTATAGTAAGTCTGGACATCTGTGGACCGTCATTTTGGTACATACCTGAAAATATACAAGAAAACAATTTTAGTAAATATTGGAATATTTCTTATGTAACCTGAACCAGTTGCAGTAATTTCATTGTATTTtgtcatgatatttattatatatttaaatgttaagaccgtatagttatttgttgtcttgattttttttcttgaaaataaacaGAGTTTGTatcttttcattaattttatttccttattttatagtaatatcattattattaagcATTAGATTTTTAGATAAATTCAATACCTTTCATAAAATGTATGGTTTGCTAAAGATTAcatcaataataaatataaaattcataaTTCAGTAGCATACTGTGTTGGTATTTTTCACTGTCAATGACACAGAATTATTTTGGCAATTTGTGCGCGTTTCCCATTGTATAGTATAATAATCATAACTTTGGTATTTGTTggaatattttaatgattttttcactgttATAAAGTGTATAAAATTTAGAATAATTATTACATtgatatatgcacattttgaacTTTGCATCATATTGATTTATTTAGTTGAAAATGTTTCAACTATTGTTTCTTTatgattttagttttatttgCCGATTTTACAGCCTAATATTTTGATTAATTCTggacataattaaataaaaaatatactgctGGATTCAGAATTTTCTCTTCtttctaaaaatgtatacatatataggcTTTAAGTCCATAATAAATGTGCTACTGATCTTTATCATACATGACCCTCAAATGTCTGGCATGGCTTATCAGTTATTGATCAGGTCTCAGATCTTGGGGATATCTTATCTGGAAGGGGGGCAGAAtgaaatgggttaaataaagTAAGTAATTCTAAGAAAGCAAGGCAGGAATATGGCCCACAGGCTATCGATGTGACTGATGATGTACCTTCTATAACTTTGGAGAATATgaagaaaaattattttgaaagtgAAGTGAATATTTCGTGTGATGAAATTGCAAATATAGAGAAGTCAACAAGACAGCAATCAAATAGTGTACAATGGAAAGAAGAAAGGAAAAAAAGAGTCACCTCCTCCAATTTTGGACAAATTTTCAAAAGAAATCCTACATTGAAGATAAAACCCTTATTAATTTCAATGTTGTATAGCAAGTTTGGAGGAAATTGTTCTACGCATATTGGCCTCAATAAGGAACATATAACAAAGTTAGAATACTTGGAATTAAGGAAAGATACTGTTGAAAGAATCGATGATGTTGGTCTTGTTGTTTCAAAGGAACACAAATATCTTGCTGCAAGTCCTGATGGGAAAGTAATATGCCACAATGGAGATGTTGgacttattgaaataaaaaatgttttatataataagCCAATTAATTTGAAGGAGGCAGCAATTTCCAAAGGTGTACCAaatttttatttagaatatattGACGGAAACTTATCACTTAAAAGACAACACAACTATTATTTTCAATGTCAAGGTGCTCTTAATGTTACTGGATTTGGTTGGCTTGATTTTGTTGTTAGAACTGAGAACCCCTTTGACATATTTATACAGAGAATTACTTGTGATAAAAAGTTATGGGATGACATGGTTCCTAAGTTGAGTGCATTCTACTTTAAAGTCCTTCTCCCTGAGCTTGCAGTTCCAAGGAATGGACAATGTCCAGGAATAAGAGAACCAGGATTATGGGTATTTTGAAATGCTTCTTGTTTAACCCATAACCAAACAATCCATGTATTTTTCATCAGCTTCTAATGACTTTATCAATCAGTGTATGTAAAAGATACATtagatacaatttttttttcaatattccaCCAGATATTTATGGCTTTTTTGACACTTTAAataaaagacatatatatatatatatatatatataaaattatatttatatagttatataagtaaaatgtaatcaTCCAGATTgtgaattatataaaataaaagtaaaaacacatgTCTcggatttaaaatatatattgatatagccaACGCGTTTTGCAGCTTATCAGGGAATAATACAAtgtattacaacgtcaaaatgtcatggagataacgtcatataaattttatttatgtataagtatgcaatggatgcaaaaaGATCATATAGGCcaaacttaattttaaagttTTGGTAGACAACCTTGATACAACAATTATATGCCTGTTTTTTGTATCGAGATTTTCAAATGTTGTCctttaaaaagtcatcaaaaggCGTTTATGTTATGGAAATATTTGTTACCATACCTATGCAggataaacaaatatacaattttcagcttatcttttttttggaaaaaaattatgagctattgtcatcaccttggcgtcggcgttggcgtccggttaagttttgcgtttaggtccacttttctcagaaagtatcaatgctattgcattcaaacttggtacacttacttactatcatgaggggactgggcaggcaaagtaagataagtCTGGcatgtattttgacagaattatgtgccctttttatacttagaaaattaaaaatgttggttaagttttgtgtttaggtccattttattcctaaagtatgaaagctattgctttcatacttgcaacacttactaactattataaggggactgtgcaggcaaagttatgtcaatatgactggcattttgacagaataatgtgccctttttatagttagaaaattgaaaattttggttaagttctGTGTTatggtccactttattcctacagtatcaaacctattgctttcatacttgcaacagttATTAACTGTtataaggagactgtgcaggctctccacccaaaccatcccccgtgccctccccccccccccccctatttttttttatgtcccccactatagtagtgggggacatattgtttttgccctgtctgttggtctgtttgcaccaattttaacattttgcaattacttttgctatattgaatatagcaacttcatatttggcatgcatgtgtatctcatgaagctgcacattttgagtggtgaagggtcaaggtcatccttcaaggtcataggtcaaatatatgttgcccaaatcgcttattttataaatacttttgcaatattgaagatagcaacttgatatttggcatgcatgtgcatttcatggagctgcacattttgagtggtgaaaggtcaaggtcatccttcaaggtcagaggtcaaatatatgtggccaaaatcgcttattttatgaatacttttgcaa from Dreissena polymorpha isolate Duluth1 chromosome 1, UMN_Dpol_1.0, whole genome shotgun sequence carries:
- the LOC127865843 gene encoding piggyBac transposable element-derived protein 4-like gives rise to the protein MADSTDMDSDGSDIEVDLNNEFDTNTSNLNEENGEDGFECQQRTDDEWFRGFFESDGEHDEFEGFDVEWKTSNFDERNERTYSEIGGSTFVHPEDALPHNYFELIWGQDLWQHMVTETNRYAEQERTRNPPPPFAPRWVPVDIPAMKAFIGLCFCMGVLRLPSRNDYWRVKKRMFRTAFNTIMPRDKFNLIWRYLHLTNNDAPPPARPDKLKKIRWFLNYLNDKFKAMYTPYKHVTVDESMVKFKGRLGFRQYMPLKPTKWGIKVWTLTESETGYIHQFQVYTGKEENQEKGLSHRVVTDLIGHLNHTNIRVFMDNYYTSPALLTDLHMRGVYACGTVRNNRKGLPTALLPRNVMLDKHEFLVAQKDELSCCIWQDTKCVMVLSNFHSPNDMGTVNRRSGNPTQQSVEVPKMLADYQKFMKGVDLSDQMIGYHIINHRSRKWWRRLFFHFMMGSALNAYIIAKDSNPETVGREWPNIQDFVDYCAGKDAPILDTARPARVHTMERLFEKEKVCVECRAKANRGERVGTSKFGCVECNVPVHHQCFPAHINRANKL